The Urbifossiella limnaea nucleotide sequence CCACCTGGAGCGGGTGACGGCCGGCGGCGTGCGCCCGGACTTCCCGGGCCGCTGACAAAACCAAACTGAAATTCGAAGTCCGAAATTCGAACTCCGGGCTTCGAATTTCGGACTTCGAATTTCGTGCTTCCCTTCTACCGGGGGTGGGACGTGGTACGGGCTTCCGCGTGGACGGCGTTGACAATGCTCGTGGTGGCCGTCGGCCTCGCCACGCCCGCCGCGGCCGAGCCGCCGCAGGCGATCCGGCTCGGCGTGCTCGAGGGGATGTTCCGCGACGTGCCGGCGCCGCTCGTGCAGGCCGCCGCCACGCCGTTCCGGGAGTTGCTGAAGCGGCAGACCGGGCTGAACGGCCAGCTCGACATCCAGCCCGACCACGAGGAGCTGGCCGCCCGCCTCCAGGAAAAGAAGGTTCACGTCGGCGTCTTCCACGGGTTCGAGTGGGCGTGGGTGAAGGACCGCCACCCGGACCTGATCCCGCTCGCCGTGAGCGTGCCGGCCCGCCGCTTCCAGGCGGCGCTGGTCGTGAACGCCGACAGCAAGGCCCAGGTGCCGGCGAACCTGAAGGGGGCCGTGACCCTGCCGCTCGGCTCGAAGGCACACTGCTACCTGTTCGCGGAGCGGCTCGCCGAGACGCTGCCGGCCGGGACGATCGTGCCGACTCACACGCCGAAGCATGGACCGGACGACGTGCTCGACCTCGTCATCGACGGCAAGGAGCAGGCGGCCGTGATCGACGTGGCGACGCTGGACGCCTTCCGGAGCGACCGCCCCGGCCGCGGCGCCCAGCTCCGCGTGCTCGCCCAGAGCGACCCGTTCCCCCTCTCGACCGTCGTGTACCGCAAGGACACGCTCACTCCCGAGATGGTCGCCAGGATCAAGTCCGGGCTGCTGAACACGAAGAACGAACCGACCGGCCGGGCGTTCCTGTTCATGTGGAAGCTGCGCGGCTTCGAGGAGGTGCCGGCCGGGCACGACGCCGAGCTGCGGGCCGTGGCCGCGAAGTACCCCGCGCCGCGGGCCGCGACGGGCATGACGATGCACCCGTAGACGGGCGACCCGGATAATCCCGACGCCCCGCAACCCCCGGCTCCCGGGGGTTGTTCGCGTTTGGTGCGGCCCCGACTACCGACCTCCGCCCGCGGGCGATTAGTGGCTTATACTATAAATCCGTTCACCAGTCAAATTGGGTGGGTGATTTGCCCGCCTTCTATGATGGGCGGGTGGCACCGAGTTCGGCGAGGCGAGTGATGGCGGGCGTTCAGACGGTCTCGATCGCGCAGGAAGTGCGGACGCGGTTCATCCGCTACGCCATGTCGGTGGTCACCGGCCGGGCGCTGCCGGACGTGCGCGACGGCCTCAAGCCGGTGCAGCGGCGCATCCTGTTCACGATGTACAACGACTCGAACCTTACGTTCGACAGAAAGGCAGCCAAGTCGGCCCAGATCGTCGGCGACGTGATGGGCCGCTACCACCCCCACGGCGACGGCGCCATTTATGACGCGATGGTCCGCCTCAGCCAGGAATGGGTGATGCGGGTGCCGCTCGTCCACGGCGAGGGGAACTTCGGCTCGGTGGACGGCGACCCGCCCGCGGCCTACCGGTACACCGAGGCCAAGCTCTCGGCCGTCGCCGGCAACCTCCTCGGCGAACTCGACTTCGAGACGATCGACTACCGCGACAACTACGCCGGCAACCGCCGCGAGCCGGTGGTGCTGCCGGCGCAGTTCCCGAACCTGCTGGTGAACGGCACGTCCGGCATCGCCGTCGGCATGGCCACGAACATCCCGCCGCACAACTTTGCCGAGGTGCTCAAGGCGTGCGTCGTGCTCATCGACAACCCCGACGCCACCGTCGCCGTGCTGATGGAGAAGGTCAAGGGGCCGGACTTCCCGCTCGGCGGGAAGATCGTGACCGACCGGGCGACGCTCCGCAAGATTTACGAGACCGGCAGCGGCAGTATCAAGGTGCAGGGCGAGTGGAAGGAGGAGGACCTGGGCCGCGGCAAGTCGCAGATCGTCGTCACGTCCATCCCCTACGGCGTGGACAAGGGCGAACTGGAGAAGACCATCGGCGGCATGATCGAGGACCGCAAGCTGCCGCAGCTGCTGGGGCTCTCCAACGAGACGAACGACAAGGAGGGACTGCGCATCACGCTGGAGCTGCGGCCGAACACCGACCCGGCCCTGGTGATGGCCTACCTCTACAAGCACACCGACCTGCAGAAGAACTTCGCCTACAACATGACGGCCCTCGTCCCGCTCGAGGACGGCAAGACGATGGTGCCGCGGGACGGCCTGTCGCTCAAGGACATCCTCCAGCACTTCCTCGACTTCCGCTTCGCCACGGTGAAGCGGCGCTTCGAGTACCACCTGCGGGTGCTGCGGCGGCGCATCCACATCCTCGAAGGCTTCGCGGTCATCTTCAACGCCCTGGACCGGGCCATCAAGCTGATCCGCGAGAGCAGCGGCAAGGCGGACGCGGCCGAGAAGCTGAAAGCGGCGTTCAAGCTGGACGACGAGCAGACCACGGCCGTCCTCGACGCCCAGCTCTACAAGATCGCCCAGATGGAAATCCAGAAGATTCTGGAGGAGCTGGCGGAGAAGCGGAAGGAGGCCGCGAAGATCGAGGCCATCCTGGCGTCGAAGAAGAAGCTGTGGGGCGTCATCCGCGACGAGTTCGAGGCGCTGACGGCCAGGTTCCCCGAGCGGCGCAAGACGCGGATGGCGCAGGACGAGGACGTCCTGGAGTTCGACGAGGAGGCGTACATCGTCCGCGAGAACGCCAACGTCGTGCTGACGCGCAACGGCTGGCTGAAGCGCGTCGGCCGCCTCCAGTCGGTCGAGTCGACGCGGGTGAAGGAGGGCGACGAGGTCGTGGCGGTAATCCCGGCGAGCACGCTGGACCACGTCGCGTTCTTCACCGACGACGGGGCCGCGTACACGATGCGGGTGAACGAGGTGCCCGCGACCACCGGCCACGGCGAGCCGATCACCAAGTACTTCAAGCTCGCCGACGGCGCGAAGGTGATCGCGGCCGTGACGACCGACCCGCGCTTCACCCCCGCCGACGTGCCCGACGGCGGCCCATACTTGCTGGTGGCGACGAGCGCCGGAAACGTCCTGCGCATCCCGGTGGCGCTGTTCCGCACCGAGTCCACGAAGGCCGGCAGACGCTTCGTCAAGCTCGACGACGGCGACAAGGCGGTGATGGCGAAACTGGTCGGTGCGGAGACCGGCGTCATGCTGGCGTCGGCCGGCGGCCACCTGATTCACTTCAGCATCGACAGTGTGAACGTGGTGAGCGGCGCGGCCAAGGGCGTGATCGGCATCAAAGTGGAGGGCGGCGACACGTGCATCGGCGGCGTCCTGGTCGGCGGCCGGTTCGACAAGTTGCAACTGGAGACGGAAGCGGGGAAGGAGCAGGAGTTCGGGCCGGGGGCGATCAAGGTCCAGAACCGCGGCGGCAAGGGCGAGAAGCCGGGGGTGCGGACGAAGTTCGCCCGCGTGCTGCCGCCGCCGATCGAGCTGGTGAACTGGGACGAGCTTGACGGCAAGGCGCCGCGCAAGGCGGCGGAAGGCGATGGGGCGTCCGCCTGAGTCGAACACGGCGTTCACGGCAAACAACGACTGATGAGACCGATTCGATGAGCACCCTGAGCGCCGGGCGGAACGCCCAGTACCGCACGGAAGACATCCAGGTTCTGGAAGGGCTGGAGCCCGTCCGCAAGCGGCCCGCCATGTACATCGGCGGCGTCGACGCGAAGGGGCTCCACCACCTCGCCTGGGAGATCATCGACAACGCCGTCGACGAGTACATCAACGGCTT carries:
- a CDS encoding phosphate/phosphite/phosphonate ABC transporter substrate-binding protein, which codes for MVRASAWTALTMLVVAVGLATPAAAEPPQAIRLGVLEGMFRDVPAPLVQAAATPFRELLKRQTGLNGQLDIQPDHEELAARLQEKKVHVGVFHGFEWAWVKDRHPDLIPLAVSVPARRFQAALVVNADSKAQVPANLKGAVTLPLGSKAHCYLFAERLAETLPAGTIVPTHTPKHGPDDVLDLVIDGKEQAAVIDVATLDAFRSDRPGRGAQLRVLAQSDPFPLSTVVYRKDTLTPEMVARIKSGLLNTKNEPTGRAFLFMWKLRGFEEVPAGHDAELRAVAAKYPAPRAATGMTMHP
- a CDS encoding DNA gyrase/topoisomerase IV subunit A, whose amino-acid sequence is MAGVQTVSIAQEVRTRFIRYAMSVVTGRALPDVRDGLKPVQRRILFTMYNDSNLTFDRKAAKSAQIVGDVMGRYHPHGDGAIYDAMVRLSQEWVMRVPLVHGEGNFGSVDGDPPAAYRYTEAKLSAVAGNLLGELDFETIDYRDNYAGNRREPVVLPAQFPNLLVNGTSGIAVGMATNIPPHNFAEVLKACVVLIDNPDATVAVLMEKVKGPDFPLGGKIVTDRATLRKIYETGSGSIKVQGEWKEEDLGRGKSQIVVTSIPYGVDKGELEKTIGGMIEDRKLPQLLGLSNETNDKEGLRITLELRPNTDPALVMAYLYKHTDLQKNFAYNMTALVPLEDGKTMVPRDGLSLKDILQHFLDFRFATVKRRFEYHLRVLRRRIHILEGFAVIFNALDRAIKLIRESSGKADAAEKLKAAFKLDDEQTTAVLDAQLYKIAQMEIQKILEELAEKRKEAAKIEAILASKKKLWGVIRDEFEALTARFPERRKTRMAQDEDVLEFDEEAYIVRENANVVLTRNGWLKRVGRLQSVESTRVKEGDEVVAVIPASTLDHVAFFTDDGAAYTMRVNEVPATTGHGEPITKYFKLADGAKVIAAVTTDPRFTPADVPDGGPYLLVATSAGNVLRIPVALFRTESTKAGRRFVKLDDGDKAVMAKLVGAETGVMLASAGGHLIHFSIDSVNVVSGAAKGVIGIKVEGGDTCIGGVLVGGRFDKLQLETEAGKEQEFGPGAIKVQNRGGKGEKPGVRTKFARVLPPPIELVNWDELDGKAPRKAAEGDGASA